From Alteromonas sp. RKMC-009, one genomic window encodes:
- the cysN gene encoding sulfate adenylyltransferase subunit CysN, which produces MNVDNELLKEDVLGYLEQHEKKDLLRFLTCGSVDDGKSTLIGRLLHDSKMIYEDQLAAITKDSKKSGTTGDKVDLALLVDGLQSEREQGITIDVAYRYFSTDKRKFIIADTPGHEQYTRNMVTGASTCDLAILMVDARAGVKTQTRRHSFLASLLGIKHVIVAVNKMDLMGFSEKVFEDIKADFLKFSENLNIPDIQFIPLSALEGDNVVNRSEQSPWYTGKPLMEMLETIEIGNDDNKEDFRFPVQYVNRPNLDFRGFAGTVVSGQVAPGDEITALPSMKTSKVKSIVTFEGDQERAYVPQAVTLTLEDEIDISRGDMIVKSDNLPLLSSQFKSHLVWMSEEPMMPHKQYLFKFATKSTSGSVSEVEYQIDVNTMEQKPGAHLNLNEIGVVDLKFTQPVACDSYERNRATGAFIVIDRLTNGTVGAGMIIDQLAEDKQHKTPEFSAFELEFNELVRKHFPHWNALDISKL; this is translated from the coding sequence ATGAATGTAGATAACGAATTATTGAAAGAAGACGTTCTGGGCTACCTGGAACAGCACGAAAAGAAAGACCTGCTGCGCTTTCTGACCTGCGGTAGCGTAGACGATGGAAAAAGTACGCTGATTGGCCGTTTGCTTCATGACTCAAAAATGATTTATGAAGATCAGCTCGCTGCTATTACAAAAGACAGCAAAAAGAGCGGCACCACCGGTGACAAAGTTGACCTGGCGCTGCTGGTTGACGGTCTGCAGTCTGAGCGTGAGCAAGGTATCACTATCGACGTAGCGTACCGCTATTTCTCTACCGATAAGCGTAAGTTCATCATTGCGGATACTCCGGGACACGAACAGTACACCCGTAACATGGTTACCGGTGCGTCTACCTGTGACCTGGCCATCCTGATGGTTGACGCCCGCGCCGGAGTAAAAACTCAGACCCGCCGTCACTCGTTCCTCGCAAGCCTTTTGGGTATCAAGCACGTTATCGTTGCAGTGAACAAAATGGATCTGATGGGCTTCAGCGAGAAAGTATTTGAAGACATCAAAGCGGACTTCCTGAAGTTCTCTGAAAACCTGAACATTCCTGATATTCAGTTCATCCCGCTGTCAGCTCTTGAAGGTGACAACGTGGTAAACCGCAGCGAACAATCGCCCTGGTATACTGGCAAGCCGCTGATGGAAATGCTGGAAACCATTGAAATCGGTAACGATGACAATAAAGAAGATTTCCGCTTCCCGGTTCAGTATGTAAACCGTCCTAACCTGGACTTCCGTGGTTTTGCCGGTACCGTGGTATCCGGTCAGGTTGCGCCCGGTGACGAAATCACTGCCCTGCCTTCCATGAAGACTTCAAAAGTCAAATCTATCGTAACGTTTGAAGGCGATCAGGAGCGTGCTTACGTACCACAGGCCGTTACGTTAACACTGGAAGATGAAATCGATATCTCCCGTGGTGACATGATTGTTAAGTCTGACAATTTGCCGCTGCTGTCCAGCCAGTTTAAATCTCACCTGGTATGGATGTCTGAAGAGCCGATGATGCCGCATAAACAGTATCTGTTTAAATTTGCGACCAAATCGACTTCAGGTTCTGTATCAGAAGTAGAGTATCAGATTGATGTAAACACCATGGAACAGAAGCCGGGTGCGCATCTTAATCTGAACGAAATTGGCGTAGTTGACCTGAAATTTACTCAGCCAGTTGCCTGTGACAGCTACGAGCGCAACCGTGCGACCGGTGCTTTCATTGTAATTGACCGCCTGACTAACGGAACCGTTGGTGCAGGTATGATCATCGACCAGTTGGCCGAAGACAAGCAACACAAAACGCCTGAGTTCTCTGCTTTTGAGCTGGAATTCAACGAATTGGTTCGCAAGCACTTCCCACACTGGAACGCGCTCGACATCAGTAAACTGTAA
- the cysQ gene encoding 3'(2'),5'-bisphosphate nucleotidase CysQ, which yields MALPDPLAEKILAISKQAGDKIMEIYEKDFAIYEKEDTSPLTEADLAAHKVIVAGLEAVSHLPILSEESADIPWDERRGWDKYWLVDPLDGTKEFIKKNGEFTVNIALIDNGKPVMGVVYAPALKRSYVGIDGQGAWMESNGEFTPISAKKHADGEVWKVVGSRSHQSPEIQKLLEDLGGEAELVAMGSSLKLCLVASGEAHLYPRLGPTSEWDTGAAHAVATAAGAKVTVLDGANPLAEDAPDLTYNQKESVLNPYFLVSA from the coding sequence ATGGCATTACCTGATCCATTAGCAGAAAAAATTCTCGCCATCAGCAAACAAGCTGGTGACAAAATCATGGAAATCTACGAAAAAGATTTCGCTATTTATGAAAAAGAAGATACCAGCCCGCTGACAGAAGCGGACCTTGCCGCACACAAAGTGATTGTTGCCGGCCTGGAAGCAGTATCTCACCTGCCAATCCTGTCAGAAGAATCTGCGGATATTCCCTGGGATGAGCGTCGTGGCTGGGATAAATACTGGCTGGTTGACCCTCTGGACGGCACTAAAGAATTCATCAAGAAAAATGGTGAGTTTACAGTGAACATCGCGCTTATCGATAACGGTAAGCCTGTGATGGGTGTGGTTTACGCGCCTGCCCTGAAACGCTCTTACGTGGGTATTGATGGTCAGGGTGCGTGGATGGAGTCCAATGGCGAATTCACTCCAATTTCCGCGAAGAAACACGCAGACGGTGAAGTCTGGAAAGTGGTTGGCAGTCGTTCTCACCAGAGCCCTGAAATCCAGAAACTGCTGGAAGACCTCGGCGGTGAAGCGGAACTGGTTGCCATGGGCAGTTCATTGAAACTGTGCCTTGTCGCTTCTGGCGAAGCCCACCTCTATCCCCGTTTAGGTCCGACATCTGAATGGGATACCGGCGCAGCCCACGCGGTTGCCACTGCGGCGGGTGCGAAAGTCACTGTGCTGGATGGCGCAAACCCGCTGGCCGAGGATGCCCCTGACCTGACATATAACCAGAAAGAATCTGTGTTGAACCCTTATTTCTTAGTGAGCGCATAA
- the cysC gene encoding adenylyl-sulfate kinase, translated as MSTDIVWHKYEVNKKTRAESLGQTPRVLWLTGFSGSGKSTISNLLEQKFQEQGKHTYLLDGDNVRHGLCGDLGFSDEDRVENIRRVSEVAKLFVDSGVIVLTAFISPFQADRDYCRNLLEEGEFVEVFIDTPLDVCESRDPKGLYKKARAGEIKHFTGISSTYEAPVNPEIHLTYKDEPAEQTAERLYAMLEEKGLV; from the coding sequence ATGTCGACGGATATCGTATGGCACAAGTACGAGGTCAATAAAAAGACCCGTGCCGAAAGCCTTGGTCAGACGCCTCGTGTACTGTGGCTGACAGGCTTCAGCGGTTCCGGTAAATCCACCATTTCGAACCTGCTGGAACAAAAATTCCAGGAACAGGGCAAACACACTTATCTGCTGGATGGCGATAATGTACGCCACGGTCTATGTGGCGATTTGGGCTTCAGTGATGAAGACCGCGTTGAAAACATCCGCCGTGTCAGTGAAGTGGCTAAATTGTTTGTCGATTCCGGTGTGATTGTACTCACCGCATTTATCTCGCCATTTCAGGCTGACCGCGACTATTGCCGCAATCTGCTTGAAGAAGGTGAGTTTGTGGAAGTGTTTATCGATACCCCGCTGGACGTGTGTGAATCACGGGATCCAAAAGGGCTTTACAAGAAAGCCCGTGCAGGTGAAATCAAACATTTCACCGGAATCTCTTCCACGTATGAAGCACCGGTGAACCCGGAGATCCACCTGACGTATAAAGACGAACCGGCAGAACAAACTGCGGAACGTTTGTACGCCATGCTTGAAGAAAAAGGACTTGTGTAA
- the cysD gene encoding sulfate adenylyltransferase subunit CysD, which produces MTLDIPSITHLKQLEAESIHIFREVAAEFDNPVMLYSVGKDSSVLLHLARKAFAPGKIPFPLLHVDTTWKFHEMIEFRDQQAEKHGFDLLVHINQEGVDAGVGPFSHGSAKHTDIMKTASLKQALNKYKFDAAFGGARRDEEKSRAKERVYSFRDSNHRWDPKNQRPELWNIYNSSVNKGESIRVFPMSNWTELDIWQYIYLENIDIPSLYLAKPRPVVERDGVLIMVDDDRMPLEEGETPEMRSVRFRTLGCYPLTGAVESTAATLPEVIQEMLLTKTSERQGRVIDHDSSGSMEKKKMEGYF; this is translated from the coding sequence ATGACACTTGATATACCGTCTATTACCCATTTGAAACAACTCGAAGCCGAGAGCATCCACATTTTCCGCGAAGTTGCTGCGGAATTTGATAATCCGGTCATGTTATATTCTGTCGGAAAGGATTCCTCAGTGCTGTTACACCTTGCCCGCAAAGCCTTCGCGCCTGGCAAAATCCCCTTCCCTTTGTTACACGTTGATACCACGTGGAAATTCCACGAAATGATAGAGTTCCGTGACCAGCAAGCGGAAAAACATGGCTTTGATCTGTTAGTGCATATCAACCAGGAAGGTGTTGATGCCGGTGTTGGTCCGTTCAGCCACGGTAGTGCAAAGCACACAGACATCATGAAAACCGCTTCTTTGAAGCAGGCACTGAACAAGTATAAGTTTGATGCTGCATTCGGTGGTGCCCGCCGTGACGAAGAAAAATCACGTGCGAAAGAGCGTGTGTACTCATTCCGTGACAGCAACCACCGCTGGGATCCGAAAAACCAGCGTCCTGAGCTGTGGAACATCTACAACTCATCAGTAAACAAAGGCGAAAGCATCCGTGTATTCCCTATGTCTAACTGGACTGAGCTGGATATCTGGCAATACATCTACCTGGAAAACATCGATATTCCTTCTCTGTACCTGGCGAAACCTCGTCCTGTAGTAGAGCGTGATGGTGTATTGATTATGGTTGATGACGACCGTATGCCTCTGGAAGAGGGTGAAACACCGGAAATGCGTTCAGTACGTTTCCGTACCTTAGGCTGTTATCCGCTGACCGGTGCCGTTGAGTCTACTGCAGCGACCCTGCCTGAAGTTATTCAGGAGATGCTGCTGACCAAGACTTCTGAGCGTCAGGGCCGTGTTATCGACCACGACAGCTCCGGTTCTATGGAGAAGAAGAAAATGGAAGGATACTTCTGA
- the putP gene encoding sodium/proline symporter PutP, with product METGTLISLGIYFAAMLGIGLFSYRQTNSDVEGYMLGGRQLGPAVTALSAGASDMSGWMLMGLPGAMYVSGISAGWIALGLTIGAFANYILVAPRLRLYTEIANNAVTLPDYFENRFADNSRLLRVIASVVIVIFFTLYTSSGVVAGGKLFESSFGLSYETGLYVTTGVVVAYTLFGGFMAVSITDFVQGCIMFVSLVMVPVVVVMQLGGPGEAVDAVKSIDPALFDAFTDAKSGEALSLIGILSLMAWGFGYFGQPHIIVRFMAIRSVKDVPTARNIGMSWMIVSIIGALMTGLFGLAYVTQNGNSIDPETIFIYLSQLLFHPLVGGFLLAAILAAIMSTISSQLLVTSSSLTSDFYKAFLRRDASDKELVLAGRISVVIVALVAIYLAYDRDSTILSLVSNAWAGFGAAFGPLVLFSLFKRDMTRRAALGGMIVGAVTVLLWIYLPFTIDGQSLSSWMYEIVPGFILSSLTIIVLSKSGSPREGVTEVFDSFNEKLQASKHV from the coding sequence ATGGAAACAGGTACGCTGATTTCTCTGGGCATTTATTTTGCGGCCATGCTCGGCATCGGACTTTTCTCTTACCGCCAGACCAATAGTGACGTGGAAGGTTACATGCTGGGCGGAAGACAATTAGGCCCGGCGGTAACCGCACTGTCTGCCGGTGCGTCTGATATGAGCGGATGGATGCTGATGGGCCTGCCGGGCGCCATGTATGTTTCCGGAATCTCCGCAGGCTGGATTGCGCTTGGTCTCACCATCGGCGCTTTCGCCAACTATATACTCGTTGCCCCGCGCCTGCGCTTATACACAGAAATTGCTAACAACGCTGTTACCCTCCCCGACTATTTCGAAAACCGTTTCGCAGACAACTCACGGTTGCTCCGTGTTATTGCCTCGGTGGTGATTGTCATATTCTTTACCCTTTATACGTCATCCGGCGTGGTTGCAGGGGGTAAACTGTTCGAATCATCCTTTGGTCTGAGCTATGAAACCGGACTGTATGTCACTACCGGTGTGGTTGTGGCTTATACCCTGTTCGGCGGCTTTATGGCAGTGAGTATTACTGACTTCGTCCAGGGCTGTATTATGTTTGTGTCTCTGGTGATGGTACCGGTAGTCGTCGTGATGCAGTTAGGCGGTCCGGGCGAAGCGGTAGATGCAGTTAAATCCATCGATCCTGCGTTATTTGACGCCTTTACCGACGCCAAAAGTGGTGAAGCACTTTCACTGATAGGTATTCTGTCACTGATGGCATGGGGTTTTGGTTACTTCGGACAGCCTCACATCATTGTGCGTTTCATGGCTATCCGTTCAGTCAAAGATGTGCCCACTGCCCGTAACATTGGTATGAGCTGGATGATCGTTTCCATTATCGGTGCGTTAATGACAGGCCTGTTCGGACTGGCTTACGTGACGCAAAACGGTAATAGCATCGATCCTGAAACCATATTCATCTATTTATCTCAGTTACTGTTCCATCCTCTTGTGGGTGGTTTTCTGCTGGCAGCTATTCTTGCCGCAATCATGAGTACCATCTCATCACAGTTACTGGTGACATCCAGTTCCCTCACCAGCGATTTCTACAAAGCGTTCCTGCGACGTGATGCGTCAGATAAAGAGCTGGTACTTGCCGGGCGGATTTCCGTTGTTATTGTTGCATTAGTGGCTATTTACCTTGCCTACGACCGTGACAGCACGATTCTCTCGCTGGTCAGTAATGCCTGGGCAGGTTTCGGTGCGGCATTCGGCCCGCTGGTGCTGTTCAGCCTGTTTAAGCGTGATATGACCCGCCGTGCAGCACTGGGCGGTATGATTGTGGGCGCCGTCACTGTATTGCTCTGGATTTACCTGCCTTTCACCATTGACGGACAAAGTTTAAGCAGTTGGATGTATGAAATCGTACCGGGCTTTATTTTATCCAGCTTAACTATCATTGTGCTCAGTAAGAGCGGTTCCCCCCGGGAAGGAGTTACTGAGGTTTTCGACAGCTTTAATGAAAAGCTTCAGGCCTCAAAGCACGTCTAG
- a CDS encoding DUF3379 family protein — MDDLEFRRRIYADPNTTDKDMLAAIKGDSDKAALKSSLQQLDGKLLQAVKVPVPDDLAHKLIWQQATGEFNRHKRRSRWFIAMAASVAFMAGVTGTMVFNQAPADIGTEALAHMRYAEIETPHSGIEVNMQQVNAKLAGFGGTFSQSIGDVAVANYCHLNRQQTLHLILNTDQGKMSVFVMPHNDSNPVPPAFADEKYHGESWSLQNASIMVVGDKGADLNPLVEKVKSSISFSA, encoded by the coding sequence ATGGATGATTTAGAATTCCGCCGTCGTATTTATGCCGATCCCAATACGACAGACAAAGACATGCTGGCCGCCATTAAAGGCGACAGCGACAAAGCCGCTTTGAAATCGTCACTTCAGCAACTTGACGGTAAATTGCTCCAGGCAGTCAAGGTGCCTGTACCCGACGATCTGGCGCATAAGCTCATCTGGCAACAGGCTACCGGTGAATTCAACCGCCATAAGCGCCGTAGCCGGTGGTTTATTGCCATGGCTGCTTCCGTGGCATTTATGGCCGGTGTTACCGGCACCATGGTATTCAATCAGGCGCCTGCAGATATCGGCACAGAAGCTCTGGCACACATGCGCTACGCTGAAATTGAAACACCCCATTCCGGCATTGAGGTTAACATGCAGCAGGTCAATGCGAAACTGGCCGGTTTCGGCGGTACATTTTCACAGTCTATCGGTGATGTGGCTGTGGCCAACTACTGCCATCTTAACCGCCAGCAAACCTTGCACCTGATTTTAAACACAGACCAGGGGAAAATGTCGGTGTTTGTTATGCCCCATAATGACAGTAATCCGGTGCCGCCTGCCTTCGCCGATGAAAAGTATCACGGCGAAAGCTGGTCTCTGCAAAACGCCAGCATTATGGTGGTAGGCGATAAAGGTGCTGATCTGAATCCGCTGGTGGAAAAAGTAAAAAGCAGCATCAGCTTTTCTGCATAA